A stretch of DNA from Acomys russatus chromosome 4, mAcoRus1.1, whole genome shotgun sequence:
tccttttgtatttttaaatgaagcacAAAATGTGGACCTTTAGCTGCTGACATTTGCTTTTTGCTGTTTACAGTTTTCAGTCATGAAGTAGAAAGCTCAAAATACTGATAGGAATGAAGTCCTTGTTGGTGCCAGTTAGTAGGATCAAGTCAGATGACATAAAGTCTGATTCTGATTGAGAATCCAAATAACATACTTCCGGCAGTTCCACAGTAAAATACCAGTACATGTGTCCTGTTTGTCTTCTAGTCATCAAAGCATAATTCACCAGAGCACAAACTCAGTGAGCATATATTTGGCACAGTTtaaattattaatagttttttaGCTTGTTTCCAAGCGTTTATTAGCTGGACTCCCTTCTACCTCtaccctctccttttctcttcttccccttcccttctttccaccAAGTTGTGTATTGAGTTGAGGGCCTTGTACATGGTggacaggcactctaccactgagctaagtgTAGGATTTAACTGTAGATACAGTATTGTAACTTTGTAAATCAACAGGTGGTGCATCAACATTTACTAGCCATTCTAGTGGTGGGAAATGAGAGCAAAGGTGGTCTGTTTGACTAATAGCGATTTAAACGTTTATTATCTAAAGCTGAATCAACTTTTTGCTTCTTTATTAAGTTTATTTGGAAAAGTTCTAACTAATTCTATAaagtatctgtttttgtttttgttttgtttgacagggtttctctgtgtagccttggctgtccaaactcactttgtagaccaggctggcctcgaactcacagagatccactggcctaagtgctgagatttcaggtgtgtgtcaCCCAGCCAGTATCACGAAATGAAAAACTTCCTCTACTTAAGTAAAAAGTATGCAAGGGTTCGAATATATAGGATAGTAGGTATTGTAGACATTGGAGTTAAATGAACACAATTAAAATTTACTGACATTTCTGTTAATTAAAAGTAGTAATATACTTAGGCTTGGGTTCAGAAAAACCTTAGGGGGAAAATGAGAACAGAGGTTATGATTAATAGTGTTGTAACAAGTTGTGTGTgttgagggatgggggtgggaaagGGACAGAGTCAGGCCAGAAAAGGGTCTCAGATCCCTAAAACTGGAGATGCCCAGGTAGGTGCTAGAGATGAGagagtgctcttatctgctgagccatctctttagcctcagTGCCTTAGTGTTTCATACGATCGCTCTGCACCAATGTGGCATAGCACCCGTGCTTGTGAGTCTTtgtattcccttttctttttcccatatgAGGAAGGTACTGTCATTGCTCTTTACAATGAAAGACTACAAAACAGAAACCTTATCCAAGCTCACAGAACCTCAAGCATTAAGACCAGGTTGATAAAGCTATTTCCCCCCCTTCTGTTTTGTAAACCGTCTCTGAACACGTCTGCATTAAAATAGTGTTAGCAATCCTCCTAGCTAACTGCATTTCCATGTGTTAACTGAACAGtttgtatgtacatttgtgtcatgttttcctttgtaaacaGTGGTGTCACTAGCACATGGTCTCTTGTATTTTTTGGCTGCTTTGATTACAAATGAGATGATTAGGCAAATTTTTATTGACTAAATAATTCTTAATACTGTTAGCTTTTCTGACCTAATCTAAAGATTTTCCACCTTTATTATATATTCTTTGTCTCTGGGGAattgggagttttttgttttgcttggattTTGAGGCCATATGAAGCACAAACCGGCCTTTAGCAGATGTGATCAGTCTGTCTCAGCCTCTACAGGGAAGATATGCATATCTGGCCCACACCTGGCTGGTCTGCGGATTAATCTCAGCTGCCGCAAAGCTCGAAAAGAATGAGGAGAATCCTTAGCAGGAATTGTACTTGTGTTGTGTTTCCCTGTAGATATCTGCAGAGCAATTGAGTTGTTGGAGAAACTGCAGAGGAGTGGAGAGGTGCCACCCCAGAAACTTCAGGCTTTGCAAAGAGTCCTTCAGAGTGAGTTCTGCAATGCTGTGAGAGAGGTGAGTTCATATAATCGGTATTTCCTCAGATTTTCAGTTAATTAGCTACAGAAATACGCTGGAATTTGGATTTAGAAATACAGTAGAAAATAAACTAGTGCTGCACATGATGGCTTATGCCTAAAATCCCAGTACTCTTggagatgagacaggaggatttccatgagttacctgccagcctggactacatagtgagctacAGACCAGCTTGCCtgaaatgagaaaggagagatgcgaagcaaggaagaaaacattagagctggtatcttctcttttttttttttttaaatagttggtagaacatttgcctaacATATATAAACTCCTAGGTTTAACCACCaccctccaaaaaagaaaaagtaattttctttgaaattcctattctttttcaagtctctgatggagttgaaatccagatagtttagttttacaatgaagcttagttatttaggggtcaagatgtttttaagtctaaataacttttaagttgataattacaagatgtgatggagattggtttacattcagaattttagatgaaccaagataggaaagatgttttcttcaaggctatcaaatacaaatagccaaaacactaagaatgtaacatttatataattcctgattatgtcttggttcttgctataggtagtttattgtatatatttgtttttggtttttttttgtttgtttgtttgtttgtttgtttggttttggagacagggtttctctgtgtagtcttggctgtcctggaatcgctttgtagaccaggctggccttgaactcacagcgatccgcctgcctctgcctcctgagtgctggtattaaaggcatgcgccaccatgcccggccatatttataataatataaatgtatatataaaaaataaaaaatgtttaataaaaataaaaaatttaaaaactaaacaacaacaaaaaaagattcctaatagaaaaacatttacattttacaaAGTGCATATTTATCTCTGGGAAAATTTAACATATTTGTTAGCTtcacagagagagaactcaaacagatatatttcataatttaagTATGATGAAGACTTTTGTGGTTTGCAGGTGTATGAACATGTTTATGAGACTGTGGACATCAGTAGCAGCCCTGAAGTGAGAGCTAATGCAACTGCAAAGGTAAAGGTTTTTATTTATCAAAAGCAAGACTCCAAAAATAGATCTggaaagggggctggggagatagtttagtgggtaaagtgcttgctatccAAGTGTGAGCACCTGAGTACAGATTCCCAGCTCCTGAGTAAATGCTGGGCACGGCAGTGTCTACAGCCCCAGTGCTAGAGCAGCAGAGATATGGATATTCTGCGGGCTCTCTGGCCAGTGAGtcagcacacatatgtgcacacacacagacacacaggtgtgtgtatgtatacacaataCAAAAGTCATAAAGATTTAACACGGAAATTACCAGATTCATTGTAAGCTTTAAAACTAGCATGTCTTTTACATTACACTACACTTCTTAGGTACTAAGAAATAGTAATGTTTTATTGGGCTTATGTAAGACATTTATAACATGTTGAAAAGACAATAGTACATAAACCATGCCTCATATAATTTTATTCAGTGCACTGTACAGTGCACATTAATTTCGCAATCAGAGTGACTTTGTTGTTGAAGAGGAAGCATCAGAGTTACACTACGTTCCTAGCACCACACAGCAATAAGTGAATGGTAATTCTAGGTACCAAGGTACACCCTCAAATTACTCTTGGGTTTTCTCTTGACTTTGGCCCTGCACATATTGGACAGTGTTGGTCCTAGGCCACTTCTTCAGGGCCATATATGGCGTATTTGTGTGCCTTTTTTGAACTAGGATAGTTTCCTTCGTATAACTGAGACATTGAGATGGATGCATGTCATGTGTGCTTGGAATACTTTAATGTACACTATAAGAATGGAGTAGCAGGCCACTTATTGCTGGTTCCTGGCTTGTAAGGGAAGTACTAGAGTCTTCATTAAGTACAAGTACTTCAGTGTGTAGGTTTCCTTCGTCCAAGGCATGAAATCCATAGAAACTAGGATTTGGGCTGTGTGTGCGTATATCTCAGTTTATAGAggacttgcttagcatgcataagGCTTTGAATTCTATCCATCCCTACCACCACATAACCCAAATGTGGTAGCATATGCCCATAATTGCATCatctgggaggccaaggcaggaggagcagaaattCATATTTGTtgccagtgagaccctgtctcagaaaggaaaagaaggaagcattTTTTGCAAGTTTTGACAGCGTACTTGTAACCCCAACATTTGAGGCTGAGGCATGAAGGTGAAGAGTTTGAATGTAACCTGTGCTACAAAACTGCTGGctttcaccccaccccacccccaaaaagaaatTTGGTTATCTCTAACTTGTGTAGTTCTCAGTTTGCAAAGCTTGTGAACCTTAGCTCTGTTTGTAAAATGGTGCTGTCTTTAGTAGGTCAGAGGTAGTAGTTGGTGTTCAGTaagtctttctttcccctcccttctcattTTTGATTTTCCATCCAGCATCCATAATGCAAATGGTGCCTTTAAAAGCAAAAGGGAACAGACTGTAACCCTGTGTTAGAATATAATTAGTTATATTTCATCTACGTCTTTTTTAGTTGTAACTAGATATgtaactaaaacaacaaaaataatcgATATAGGTTATATGCATCCTTCCTTTTCTCATATTCTtgacatttttgttatttactaTTTGGTACAAGCAATATAGCAGCCAAAATTAGTTGATATAAGAACACATTTATggctggcggtggtggtgcacacctttaatcccagcactagggaggcagaggcaggtgggtctctatgagtttgaggccagccctggtctacagagcaaattgaAGGACAatcagagctatacagagaaactcagtgTCAAAAACCCCCTACACACACGCATAAACACCCACACAAAACAACACATTTATGTAGGTAGGTTGTGCCTTGCCAGGGGCCCCAGAAGGAACCAGTCTACCGAGAAGCTCAGGGCTCTTGGCATCCTCAGAGAGAGCTTCTCACTGTCTTGAccagccctgtgtgtgtgcagcagaatTTTTCTGAGACTGGAGGAGCTGGTGGGGATCTGAAGCTTACTTTCTACAAAATCTCTtgagtatttattattttcagttatcTCCTACAAACTTGCTTGACTTACAGACACCCAGTGAAGTTGTGGGAACTCATACTGAAAAGCTGTGTTCCACAAAAGTGGCTTTTGTAAGCTCGGGCTGTAGAGCAATACACATGCCTTTATCCTGTCTGAGTCCTGGATTCAAACGTGGCACCTCAAAAACAAGTTTGTTGTGTGCATTTTTCTTTCAGGCTACAGTTGCTGCGTTTGCTGCCAGTGAAGGACACTCTCATCCCCGAGTTGTTGAGCTCCCCAAaacagaagagggccttggattCAATATCATGGGAGGCAAAGAACAAAACTCACCAATTTATATTTCACGGATAATTCCAGGTGGAATTGCTGACAGACATGGGGGCCTTAAACGAGGAGACCAGCTACTTTCTGTTAATGGAGTGGTAAagataaattgtatttattttttattttattttattttatttttaaagatttattcatttattatgtatgcagtgttctgcccacatgtacgcctgcatgccagagatggcaccagatctcattatagatagttaagagccaccatgtggttgctgggaattgaactcaagacctctggaagagcagtctcttaacctctgagccatctctccagcccgataaattatatttatatttgctaTTTGTAGTAATGTGTTGTAGCCACTTGGGGGTGCACTGGAGCAATCATACCAGAAgatagaagggggaaaaaatgatatttaaaatccCCTGAGAGAAGCCGAAGTGGTACTGGTGGATACGGGGTGTGATTGCTTTGATGGGGTGATGACAGTGGGGGTTACTGTGGAGCTGAAccttgtgcacactaggcaactgCTTACCACCGAGCCACATCCCAGTCAGTGCTGCTTAAAGTCCTTCAGCTGTGGCTATGGGGCTGTGGGGCACTCCAGCGAAGTCCACAGAGCTCTGGAGTGGCTAAAGCTGTGTATTATCTCAGAAACAGACCCTCTTTTTACTTGTGTAGAGTGGCAATTACTTGATTTCCTGACCTAGTGCAGTAATAATAAGGTATGCCTATCATAGGATTTCGTTGATTAAAGTTGTAGGgtatgattattatttttgtagTACTGAAATGATGTAACATTGAAAATTTTACTTAATTGTGTCTTTTTTACAGGTATGATTACTTGTAAACTTCAatgttaattgtgtgtgtgtgtgtgtgtgtgtgtgtgtggtgtttttcagAGTGTTGAAGGAGAACACCATGAGAAAGCTGTAGAGCTACTGAAAGCAGCCCAGGGAAAAGTGAAATTAGTTGTGCGGTACACACCTAAAGTCTTGGAAGAAATGGAGTCGCGCTTTGAAAAAATGAGATCAGCGAAACGCAGACAACAGACCTAATCATTTAAAAACTCTGTGTTCCTTTTTGCTTTTAGCTAGAAAAGTTTTACTTGTGACCTACTGATGGCCTCAATGCCAGTGACTGTAGAACACTAGAACTTCCGTGAAATCTTCTTGCCATTTTATAAATGCCTGTTTTAGCATCACTTATGGTTGTAGAGAAGCATACACTTTTTTTCTCACGAGAAAAAGTCAAAGGTGATGAGGGCAGTTCTGTCCTGCTGTTTTTACAGGCCTTTTTCAAATGCAGATTTTGTCACAAAGttgttatagatttttaaaaatgcttttttaatattaaaatgtacttttacattcttaatctttttttaaaaagaagttttcttcatttGGCCACTTATTTACAAATAACAGATCTCCAATATTTCTTTTTGCTTACTGCAATTTCTTTGtgaaatttcttttcattttttcaagaaattaaacctaGCGGTCTTGCCTGTGGCAGTCTCTCACACTGTTGAGTGTTGGCATCTCTGCTGCATTTTGTACTTGGAACATACATATAATAACTGTAATCAGTGGGAAATCATTGCTATtgtgaaacctttttttttttttttttaaaccgtgTATAATGTATCCATTTATACTGATttgtaaaaataagtttttaaacaCTGAAGCAATCATTGCTAAAATATGTATTCTTTCATAATTAAGCAGTGAGATGAGAGGATGTAATTTGATTATTAGCATTGCTGATTAAatcctttatttatatttaacagTATGTCATGAATTATACATAAAAAAGCTCAGATTTcaacttttcaaattttttatactattcatttgtatttaaatatatttctcataTTTCAGTTCTTTCATGCCTAGGGATGAGTCAATTAGTTTGTGCTGTGCAAAATGGAAAGGAGACAAAGTAATGAGTTCAGCATCTGAAGCCTGAAGAGCCGCACGCGTTCTTGCTATCCCAGCTTTAGTACCGACTTGAGATACAGAGGAACGATTTAACATACCAGGCAGTCTCACAGTGCCTGAGGCGCAGATGCTTTATGTCGTATGTTTTGAATGGTGGAGGGATCTGGACAGTACTTTTTACCATGTGTCCACTGCGTGTCACCATTTTACCAAAAGGCAGCTAGCGATGTGTGATTGTGACTGTGGTCCTCCACAAGCTAAAATCAAAGGTGATTGGTTTTCAGTCACACAGATTGTTGGAACATTTGTAAAGGGTTTAAGTgatgttaaaaagaaatgggtGGGTGAAAAAATTAGGATTTTTGTCATAACTACgacttaattattattgttttctaaaaaatGGGCATTTTGTAACATTCCTTCAGGAAGAATGGAAGTGTGTGCgttgttctgcatgtttgtgaGCACTGTGAGTCTTAAAAGATTACTGCagttttcagtgattttttttttttttcagagtaaaaGTCAATCAGCATTGTTATTTATCATTTAGGAATTGAACACTGGATTGTGCATGGTTGAATGTCTTTAGTCCACTACAAAATGTGCTTGATATTGATAGGATCATGTTGAATTGTATATTTTCAGAATTAGCTGATGTGTTTTGAAATGTGGAGACCAAAGTAGTATAGAAGAGtatgacatattttaatttaattgtaaaattattaGAGGTATTTGTTCTAAAACTCTATTAAAGAAAGGTGTTGGTgcatataaaacagaaatattgtTGTGCTTGTGTTCCTGCATCACAGGGCAAGGAAGCCCCGGGGAAACCTTGCCTTAGCATAGCTGCTACGGCTGCAGTTGCTCCTGAGGACGCATGAACGTCCCATTATAATTACAGCTTCCTGGTTTGTGTTTCAGCTGTTGCAGAATTTCAGCCAagttactttttttccttcttttttaagtaTGTTGAGTAAGCTTTTTTTGTTCTGCAGTAATTCACACAATCTGTTCTTTGTGTGGGCTGACACCTatttataattcttaaaataaaattaacttaaaggAGCCAAATACATAGCTTTGCTTGGTACTATTGAGCATGAGTAACAGTAGTTTGCTTTCATTGATGCGATTCTTGTATCTCAGACTTTTAAATACTGACCATAGGAAACTTCAGTGGCAAGTGCACATAGGCTTCTTGTGTACATAGGAAGCGAAGGGAACTTATTCTAATAAATGGATGGCTTGTGAATAAAAATAGGCAGTAAGTATATGAGagtgtttgtttgatttgtaaCTTACAAATGTAAATTCCCGTAGCCCcagttttccatttattttcttaaacatttcaaaattagTTGAGTTGTTGATTCTCAGCCTTAGCTGTATATTAGAATGTTCTGCAGATCTTAAAACTTACTGACAACTAGGTCCCTTCCCATAACAGCTAATTCCAAATCATTGCTTTATTGATTGGCAATTCCATACTATGTGTTTAGGGAGTCTTTGGAAGCTCATTCGCCACAGTTATGATGAACACCCAGATTTGAGAAGCACTAGCTCGTGGCTTTCCGATTATACTGGACTCTGTTTGGAAGTACATTTAATTTGAAACTGCTTAATGATTGATTCTATTTCTTAATACCTCTTTATGGGCTTAAAAGGTATTTGACATCCCTTACTAACAAAATAATTAcagtctaccttttttttttcggATAgggtctctacatagctctggctgccctggaactcactatataccAGCCTGGTTCCCCCGTCCAgtacccccctttttttttttttttttttttttttttttttttttaagtaaaaccgGCCAATAATTCAATTGTAAAATtttagtgttttctctttcttcccacttttacctttaaaaattgttaaaggTTATTATTTGAAAGCA
This window harbors:
- the Lin7c gene encoding protein lin-7 homolog C isoform X1, coding for MKDYKTETLSKLTEPQALRPDICRAIELLEKLQRSGEVPPQKLQALQRVLQSEFCNAVREVYEHVYETVDISSSPEVRANATAKATVAAFAASEGHSHPRVVELPKTEEGLGFNIMGGKEQNSPIYISRIIPGGIADRHGGLKRGDQLLSVNGVSVEGEHHEKAVELLKAAQGKVKLVVRYTPKVLEEMESRFEKMRSAKRRQQT
- the Lin7c gene encoding protein lin-7 homolog C isoform X2 is translated as MAALGEPVRLERDICRAIELLEKLQRSGEVPPQKLQALQRVLQSEFCNAVREVYEHVYETVDISSSPEVRANATAKATVAAFAASEGHSHPRVVELPKTEEGLGFNIMGGKEQNSPIYISRIIPGGIADRHGGLKRGDQLLSVNGVSVEGEHHEKAVELLKAAQGKVKLVVRYTPKVLEEMESRFEKMRSAKRRQQT